The following proteins are co-located in the Delphinus delphis chromosome 5, mDelDel1.2, whole genome shotgun sequence genome:
- the LOC132426330 gene encoding LOW QUALITY PROTEIN: lysine-rich nucleolar protein 1-like (The sequence of the model RefSeq protein was modified relative to this genomic sequence to represent the inferred CDS: deleted 2 bases in 2 codons), with amino-acid sequence MITKTHKGDLGLGLPEKKKKKKKKVVKEPETQHSVLNSDSYFAEVCPTRATSPSKNMVQEQAPEMPLMKKKKDHSTVCEEPLEPETMLRARRIEPSPSPRKQALGPSESLGREKKKKRKSVSPGSRVKTSPDPRQGEGVTRAGKKLKKHKKEKKAQGATAFSARDPWFCEARDALYTCSAGKGGVPEQAASEQKRKQGSPREHNMKMKKKKKIHQEGDIPLGHPELSRSVESSRRKGSKKKSVKVEAPEYIPIGDEPKAPVKKKMKSRKKTEQADTQEPALKRKKKRQESRVAGEPWEEQPDTDLEVVLEKKGNTDEVHIDQVRRKALQEEIDRESGRTEVSDTRKQTGTQFGQWDTAGFENEEQKLKFLKLMRGFKNLSPSFSHPPNMVGRPNMALSKKVADTLQQNLQQDYDWAMSWKYNRRAGLGFSTALDKIFYIDRSASKSIRFEG; translated from the exons ATGATCACTAAGACTCACAAGGGAGACCTGGGCCTTGGGCtcccagagaaaaagaagaagaagaaaaagaaggtagTTAAAGAACCAGAGACTCAACACTCGGTTTTAAACAGTGACAGTTATTTTGCGGAGGTTTGTCCCACAAGAGCCACATCACCCTCGAAGAATATGGTCCAAGAGCAGGCACCCGAAATGCCtctaatgaagaaaaagaaggaccaCAGCACCGTCTGCGAGGAGCCCCTAGAACCTGAGACCATGCTACGTGCCAGACGGATTGAGCCATCGCCCAGCCCCAGAAAGCAGGCACTAGGTCCTTCTGAGTCCCTCGGtagggaaaagaagaagaagagaaagtccGTGTCCCCTGGCTCAAGGGTGAAGACCTCCCCAGACCCCAGGCAGGGCGAGGGGGTGACCAGAGCTGGCAAGAAGCTCAAAAAAcacaagaaggagaagaaggcacAGGGAGCTACAGCCTTCTCAGCCAGGGACCCTTGGTTCTGTGAGGCCAGGGATGCTTTGTACACTTGCTCAGCTGGGAAAGGTGGCGTCCCTGAGCAGGCAGCCTCGGAACAGAAACGGAAGCAGGGGAGCCCCAGGGAACACAAcatgaagatgaagaagaaaaagaaaatccaccaGGAGGGAGATATCCCCCTGGGGCACCCTGAGCTCTCCAGGTCTGTGGAGAGCAGCCGtaggaaaggaagtaaaaagaaGTCAGTCAAAGTTGAAGCTCCAGAATACATCCCAATAGGAGATGAGCCCAAGGCCCctgtgaagaagaaaatgaagtccaGGAAAAAGACAGAGCAGGCAGACACTCAGGAGCCCGccctgaagaggaagaagaagaggcaggagagcagAGTAGCAGGAGAACCTTGGGAGGAGCAGCCAGACACGGACTTGGAGGTAGTGTTGGAAAAGAAGGGCAACACGGACGAGGTGCACATAGACCAGGTGAGGCGAAAGGCCTTGCAAGAAGAGATCGATCGTGAGTCGGGCAGGACGGAAGTTTCTGACACCAGGAAGCAGACGGGAACTCAGTTTGGCCAATGGGatactgctggctttgaaaacgAGGAACAGAAACTGAAATTTCTCAAACTCATGCGTGGCTTTAAAAATCTGTCCCCTTCATTCAGTCAC CCCCCCAACATGGTCGGCAGGCCCAACATGGCCctcagcaagaaggtggccgACACCCTGCAGCAGAATCTGCAGCAAGACTACGACTGGGCCATGAGCTGGAAGTACAACCGGAGGGCCGGCCTCGGCTTCTCCACGGCTCTGGAC AAAATCTTTTATATTGACAGGAGTGCATCCAAGTCAATCAGGTTTGAAGGTTAA